In Pelmatolapia mariae isolate MD_Pm_ZW linkage group LG8, Pm_UMD_F_2, whole genome shotgun sequence, one genomic interval encodes:
- the LOC134633016 gene encoding ectonucleotide pyrophosphatase/phosphodiesterase family member 7-like encodes MWRNLDIYESRDLNQRLPDVFQQRCLCRILRIRYTDHITNEEILRRSGTVKLHNIVARKRLRLAGHILRMYDTQIPKAAMRWQPLGVKRPRGRPRNTWRSSNIGVNAGNSNTESREAGSLSCAAVPLRDTRRAQPTRNKLLLISFDGFRWNYDQDVDTPNLDKMAKDGVKAQYVTPPFITITNPTHFTLLTGRYVENHGVIHNMWFNTTTQEKKGYYMTQFVDSYWDNGSLPIWITAQRQGLKAGSLHFPGTAATYKGETVRVREVEPRLYDYSNETEWRLNIDKVIGEWFHQQDLDFVSLYFGEPDGTGHRYGPDSPERREMVQQVDRTVGYIRDKIQDHGLTDQLNVIITADHGMTTVLRGAQVEEIILYKIPGFNFSDIQFHLVDYGPAGMLLPKDGMLEKVYSALKGSHPHLHVYKKEEMPVWLHYSKHARLLPIILFADPGYVINGFFPVQFNKGEHGFDNQVMDMKPFFRAVGPDFQKDLVVGPFETVNVYPLMCHLLGVNPEINDGHLDNTKQMLLPKKNTEDYEVNRHHQAFIGLSAVAGFLVLIFIVGTSYTWCLRRKANRSKPKHAAAAAAAAAAAAAADDDDDDDADDDDEKADKMQTVF; translated from the exons ATGTGGAG gaatttggacatatatgaatctagagatctgaaccaacgTCTTCCAGACGTCTTTCAGCAGCGATGTCTTTGCCGGATTCTGAGGATCCGCTACACCGACCACATCACCAATGAGGAGATCCTGCGAAGGAGTGGCACAGTCAAACTTCACAACATCGTTGCACGCAAAAGGCTCCGGCTGGCCGGCCACATCCTCCGCATGTATGATACACAGATTCCAAAAGCAGCGATGCGCTGGCAACCCCTGGGCGTTAAAAGACCACGAGGACGTCCCCGCAACACCTGGCGAAG CAGTAACATAGGTGTCAACGCTGGAAACAGCAATACTGAGAGTAGAGAAGCAG GCAGCCTTTCCTGTGCTGCTGTCCCACTGCGGGACACTAGAAGAGCTCAGCCCACCAGGAACAAGCTGCTGCTCATCTCCTTTGATGGTTTCCGCTGGAACTATGACCAAGATGTGGACACCCCTAACCTGGATAAGATGGCTAAGGATGGGGTGAAGGCACAATACGTCACACCGCCCTTCATCACCATTACCAACCCCACGCACTTCACTTTGCTCACAG GACGCTATGTTGAGAATCACGGAGTAATCCATAACATGTGGTTCAACACTACAACTCAGGAGAAGAAGGGGTACTACATGACTCAGTTTGTTGATTCATACTGGGACAACGGCAGCTTACCCATCTGGAtaacagcacagagacag GGTCTCAAAGCAGGATCTCTACATTTCCCTGGCACAGCAGCCACCTACAAAGGGGAGACTGTCAGGGTGAGGGAAGTGGAACCACGTTTATATGATTATTCTAATGAAACAGAGTGGAGGTTGAACATCGACAAAGTGATTGGAGAGTGGTTTCACCAACAGGACCTGGACTTTGTCTCTTTGTATTTTGGAGAACCAGATGGGACTGGGCACCGATATGGACCAGATTCCCCAGAACGCCGGGAAATGGTTCAACAAGTGGATCGTACTGTGGGCTACATCAGGGATAAAATCCAAGATCATGGCCTTACTGACCAACTCAACGTTATTATCACCGCTGACCATGGGATGACTACTGTTCTACGAGGTGCACAGGTTGAAGAGATCATCCTCTATAAGATTCCTGGTTTCAACTTCAGTGATATCCAGTTCCATCTTGTGGACTATGGACCTGCTGGGATGCTGCTTCCTAAGGATGGGATGCTTGAGAAGGTCTACAGTGCCCTCAAAGGAAGTCACCCACATCTTCATGTGTATAAAAAGGAAGAGATGCCAGTGTGGCTGCACTATAGTAAACATGCTCGACTCCTTCCCATCATCCTTTTTGCTGATCCTGGATACGTAATCAATGGG TTCTTCCCTGTGCAGTTCAACAAAGGAGAGCATGGCTTTGACAATCAAGTGATGGACATGAAGCCTTTCTTCAGGGCAGTTGGGCCTGATTTCCAGAAGGATTTAGTGGTTGGGCCCTTTGAGACTGTTAATGTGTACCCACTCATGTGCCATTTACTAGGAGTAAACCCAGAGATCAATGATGGACACCTCGACAATACCAAGCAAATGCTGCTCCCcaagaaaaacacagaag attATGAGGTGAATCGTCATCATCAAGCTTTCATTGGCTTATCAGCAGTGGCTGGGTTTCTGGTTCTGATTTTTATAGTGGGAACTTCTTATACTTGGTGTTTAAGGAGAAAAGCAAATAG ATCCAAACCAAagcatgctgctgctgctgctgctgctgctgctgctgctgctgctgctgatgatgatgatgatgatgatgctgatgatgatgatgaaaaggCTGACAAAATGCAAACTGTCTTTTAA